One Ilumatobacter coccineus YM16-304 genomic window, CCACGAGCGCGGCGCCGCCTCGCTGCTCACAGCTGCGTCAGCAGTTTCTCCAGCGTGGTGCGAAGACGATCGAACGACAGTTCGACGACCGGCGGGCGCACTCCGATGAGCAGCAGCCCGTTCGGGACGTCGGAATCGGCCAGGATGGCCCGAAGGCGTCGACGAAGTCGATTGCGGACGACCGCATTGCCGACGGCGCGGCTGATGG contains:
- the rnpA gene encoding ribonuclease P protein component, whose amino-acid sequence is MIDRIRTRESFERLRREGRRVRVGPIWCTYVHDPSVTTPRVAFAISRAVGNAVVRNRLRRRLRAILADSDVPNGLLLIGVRPPVVELSFDRLRTTLEKLLTQL